A single genomic interval of Lathyrus oleraceus cultivar Zhongwan6 chromosome 7, CAAS_Psat_ZW6_1.0, whole genome shotgun sequence harbors:
- the LOC127106662 gene encoding phosphopantothenoylcysteine decarboxylase subunit VHS3, translated as METEHSSMMVTRGALTCAAEVLVTLLASAVVKVTLLAPELYELMLTNMPTTKGESKTPSQGKQHDAEGEDGNDDEDEEDDDGNGAFGEGEDELSSEDGGGYGNNSNNKSNSKKAPEGGAGGADENGEEEDDEDGDDPDEDDDEDEDDDDEDEGGEEDEEEGVDEEENEEDEEEEDEEALQPPKKRKK; from the exons ATGGAGACTGAACACAGTTCGATGATGGTCACGCGCGGCGCGTTAACCTGCGCAGCGGAAGTGCTTGTGACTTTGTTAGCTTCCGCAGTCGTGAAAGTCACGCTTTTGGCTCCG GAACTCTATGAGCTAATGCTAACCAACATGCCTACAACAAAAGGAGAGAGTAAAACCCCAAGTCAAGGCAAGCAACATGACGCCGAAGGAGAAGATGGCAATGacgatgaagatgaagaagacgACGACGGAAATGGTGCATTTGGAGAAGGAGAAGATGAATTGTCTTCTGAAGATGGTGGTGGATATGGCAACAATTCAAACAATAAGAGCAACTCAAAGAAGGCACCTGAAGGCGGTGCTGGTGGGGCAGACGAAAATGGAGAagaggaagatgatgaagatggCGATGACCCAGATGAAGACGATGACGAGGACGAGGACGACGATGATGAGGACGAGGGTGGAGAAGAGGACGAAGAGGAAGGGGTTGATGAAGAAGAGAATGAAGAGGATGAGGAGGAGGAAGATGAGGAAGCTTTGCAGCCACCAAAGAAAAGGAAGAAGTGA